A window of Pan paniscus chromosome X, NHGRI_mPanPan1-v2.0_pri, whole genome shotgun sequence genomic DNA:
CACATTGCTCCatcttctctccctctcacaGTGGTCGTTGTCAAGGACCGGGAGACTCAGCGGTCCAGGGGTTTTGGTTTCATCACCTTCACCAACCCAGAGCATGCTTCAGTTGCCATGAGAGCCATGAATGGAGAGGTGGGGCCTCCTATCTGCAGAGGGACCTTGTCCCCGTCTGCggcttccttcattctttttgtttttccctctgtGTCTGCTCGGGGCAGCGTGGCCACCAAGCCCCGCAGTGCCCACTCACAGGAGCATGACTGCCTTTTGTTCTAGGGGGTGGAGGGCAGCGGCAGACAGAGCCTGGCCGCCTGGGAGGCGACGACTGGTCCTGCATGAGGCCGAGAAGCCACCTGTGGATGGTTGACCTGCCTTGGGCTTAGGTAGTAGAGTCTGCAGACCTGTGGGCCTGGCCCGGAGAGGACCTCGTGAGTCTTCTGACATGGACTCTGAAGCCTCAAACCAAGAGAGGTGTCTGTCTAGCCCTGATAGTCGGGCAGCTtagaggagtggggaggagaacTCAGCCTGAGTTCAGTCAAGATGTAAGTAGTAGCAAGGGGAACATGGTGCATTCAGGTCATTTTGTGTGGGATTCTATAGCTCCTGATGAAGCCATTCTGGGGTAAAGGAGCTTATTCTGGAACATGGCACCCAGAACCTGGTGCCCAGCAGGAATTTTTGGCCTCTTTTGCCCACTTACCCTTGCCTCCTCTTCCCTCACCATTGCCCTGACTGACTGCCAACCCATCATCCTTGTGTCTCCCACACTTAGTCTCTGGATGGTCGTCAGATCCGTGTGGATCATGCAGGCAAGTCTGCTCGGGGAACCAGAGGAGGTGGCTTTGGGGCCCATGGGCGTGGTCGCAGCTACTCTAGAGGTGAGTGCAGTGATCGTTTTGATCATGGGGTGAGAGGGAGAGTTGCCTATGTGTGGACAActgccatttaaatatttttctgctctAGGTGGTGGGGACCAGGGCTATGGGAGTGGCAGGTATTATGACAGTCGACCTGGAGGGTATGGATATGGATATGGACGTTCCAGAGACTATAATGGCAGGTGGGTAGCCAAAGGGCTGGGATGTTCTCCTATTGCTTCCCTCTCCTTAAGAACTCAGCGCCTGGGTGTTCATGCATACCACACCTTGCTGTTACTAATGTGTACCTAAAATGAGTAtgaaatttagcattttaagTTAATTGTGTGGTCATATAGTTGCGACATGG
This region includes:
- the RBM3 gene encoding RNA-binding protein 3, with the translated sequence MSSEEGKLFVGGLNFNTDEQALEDHFSSFGPISEVVVVKDRETQRSRGFGFITFTNPEHASVAMRAMNGESLDGRQIRVDHAGKSARGTRGGGFGAHGRGRSYSRGGGDQGYGSGRYYDSRPGGYGYGYGRSRDYNGRNQGGYDRYSGGNYRDNYDN